Proteins from a genomic interval of Zingiber officinale cultivar Zhangliang chromosome 1B, Zo_v1.1, whole genome shotgun sequence:
- the LOC121986253 gene encoding purple acid phosphatase 17-like, protein MALLPLLLSMVSSFLFLSSMAELPRLEHPLKSDGSLSLLVIGDWGRKGTFNQTLVAAQMGRIGESLDIDFVVSTGDNFYEEGLTGIDDKEFEESFTNIYAAESLQKQWYSVLGNHDYIGDVLAQLSPVLRQIDRRWLCLRSFLLNAEIVDFFFVDTTPFVEHYWNKPKGHHYDWRGVAPRETYISNLVKDLDLALKESTARWKVVVGHHTIRSASVHGDTIELQLLLLPILKENGVDFYVNGHDHCLEHISSNDCPLQFLTSGGGSKAWRGILNSVSDKLEFFYDGQGFMSLQLTKTQAHVVFYDAFGNALHKRAITKQSHSQI, encoded by the exons ATGGCTCTCCTGCCCCTCCTCCTCTCCATggtctcttcttttctcttcctctcctccatggCTGAGCTCCCAAGGCTGGAGCACCCACTCAAGAGCGATGGATCTCTCAGCTTGTTGGTGATTGGTGACTGGGGAAGGAAAGggacatttaatcaaacacttgtTGCAGCTCAG ATGGGGAGGATTGGAGAAAGTCTTGACATAGATTTTGTGGTATCCACTGGGGACAATTTCTACGAGGAAGGGCTGACAGGCATTGACGACAAGGAATTTGAGGAATCGTTCACCAACATTTATGCTGCTGAGAGCTTACAGAAGCAATGGTATAGTG TTTTGGGGAACCATGACTACATAGGTGATGTGTTGGCGCAATTGAGCCCTGTTCTTCGGCAAATTGATCGCCGATGGCTGTGTTTGAGATCTTTTCTCCTCAACGCAG AAATTGTGGATTTCTTCTTTGTGGACACAACTCCCTTTGTTGAGCATTATTGGAACAAACCCAAGGGCCATCACTATGATTGGAGGGGAGTTGCCCCGCGAGAAACTTACATTTCAAATTTAGTAAAG GATTTGGATTTAGCACTGAAGGAATCCACTGCAAGATGGAAGGTTGTGGTTGGTCACCACACTATAAGAAGTGCCAGCGTACATGGCGACACCATTGAGCTCCAGTTGCTCCTCCTTCCGATTCTCAAG GAAAATGGAGTTGATTTTTATGTCAATGGACATGACCATTGCCTTGAACACATTAGCAGCAATGACTG CCCTCTCCAATTCCTAACAAGTGGAGGTGGGTCAAAAGCTTGGAGGGGCATTCTCAACTCCGTTTCCGACAAGCTTGAGTTCTTCTACGACGGCCAAGGGTTCATGTCCCTGCAGCTCACCAAGACGCAGGCTCATGTTGTCTTCTACGATGCATTTGGCAATGCCCTCCACAAGCGGGCTATAACCAAACAATCCCACAGCCAAATATAG